TCTATAATTTCCTTGATAAAGGGACTTTTTTCATTAGCTAAAATAGCTTCTAATGTTGCTTTGTTGTCTGTTAGCAAGTCATTATTAGCAACTACAATATTAATAGCTTCTAACTTAATGGCTCCATTTTTCATGCCTAAAGCCTTGCTAATAAAAGTTTTTTCATCTGCACTATTAACACCTATAAACTTAAGAGTTAACAATCCAGCCAATACATCTTTATTGGCAATAGCATCATTTAATTTTGTTGCTAAAATCGCTGGATTTACTTTGTTGGCTAAAGGTTCAATCTCAGTTAAAAGTTCTGCTCTATCTTCGTTAGAACGTGCTTTTAAATATTTACCAGCTAATGTTATAATAGCATCGTATGAAGCATCATTTTTAGGAGCGGTAGTTTTCTTTTCTTCTTTGGCCCAAGAATCTGTCAATCCAACAGTTCTGTTAAAAATTAATTTGTCTGATGTACTATCAACATCTGCACAAAAATATCCTTTACGTTGAAATTGGAATCTATCTCCAGGTTTAGAGTTTAACAAACTAGGTTCTACTAAAGCCGTAATAACTTCTAAAGAATTTGGGTTGATAAACTGTTTAAAATTGATGTCTTTATGGCTGTCTGGAGCTTCATCTTTAAACAAACGATCATATAAATTTACTTGAGCTTTTACAGCGTGTTTTTTTGAAACCCAGTGAATGGTTCCTTTTACTCTACGTTTACTTGCTTCGGTTCCAGAACCTGAACGAGAATCTAAATCAGCAGTACAATGAACTACAGTAATATTTCCGTTTTCGTCTTTTTCTACAGATTCTGCTTTAATGATATAAGCGTTTTTCAAACGAACTTCACCACCAATTTTAAGTCTAAAGAATTTTTTATTGGCTTGTTCTCTAAAATCTTCTCTTTCTATAAATAATTCTTTTGCAAAAGGAACTTCTCTTTCTCCAGCAGTTTCATCTTCTGGGTTGTTCTCAGCAATTAAAATTTCTTCTTTATCAGCAGGATAATTGTCAATCACTAATTTAATAGGATCTAACACCGCCATCACACGTGGTGCTGTTTTGTTTAATTCATCCTTAATACAGAATTCTAACAAAGCTACATCAGTTACGTTGTCTCTTTTAGAAATCCCTGCAATTTCACTAAATTTTCTGATAGAATTTGGAGTATATCCTCTACGTCTTAAACCAGAAATAGTAGGCATACGAGGATCGTCCCAACCTGCAACAAGGTTTTCTTGTACCAATTGTAACAATTTACGTTTACTCATTACCGTATAACTAATGTTTCTACGAGCAAATTCACGTTGTTTTGGTTGTATTTTATCAGCATCAGCTACTTGAGCCAAGTACCATTCGTACAAATCTCTATGGCTTTTAAATTCCAAAGTACATAAAGAGTGAGTAATGCTTTCTAAATAATCAGATTCACCATGAGTCCAATCGTACATTGGGTATATTACCCAATCATTTCCTGTTCTGTGATGTGCTTTTTTAAGAACACGATACATAATAGGGTCACGCATATGCATGTTATTGTGCTGCATGTCTATTTTGGCACGTAATATAGCTTCTCCTTCTTCAAACTCTCCATTCTTCATTTTTTCGAACAAAGCCAAGTTTTCTTCAACAGAAGTATTTCTATAAGGTCCTGCCACACCAGGTTCGGTAGGTGTTCCTTTTTGTTTTGCTATTTCTTCAGAAGATTGCATATCAACATAAGCATTTCCTGCTTTAATGATTTCAATCGTCCAGTCGTATAATTGTTGAAAATAGTCAGAAGAATATAATTCTTTATCCCATTTAAAACCTAACCATTGTACATCGCGTTTAATGGCATCTACATACTCCTGCTCTTCTTTGGCAGGGTTGGTATCGTCAAAACGTAAATTTACAGGAGCGTTGTACTTTTCTCCCAATCCAAAGTTTAAACAAATAGAAGCGGCATGCCCAATGTGTAAATATCCATTAGGTTCTGGTGGAAAACGGAATCTTAGATTTTTAGGATCTAATCCATTTGCCAAATCTTCTTCTATAATTTGTTCTATAAAGTTCAATGATTTTTTATCTACCATTTCAACAAAAGTAATCAGTTATTAAGTCTGCAAATTTACAGAAAACAGAATGAATAGGATGAAATATACATCTTAAGTTAAAATATGTTATGTTTTGGATATATATGGTTGTTTATTGTCAGATTCAAAATGTATTTTTGGAAATAAGTAGGCGTTTTTATTAATTTTAATTTATCAGGATGAGCATTACACTAATAATTAACAAAAAAAAACACACAGTTGATGTAGATGAAGACACGCCTTTGCTTTGGGTGTTAAGAGACACATTAAATTTGGTGGGAACCAAGTTTGGTTGTGGAATTGAACAGTGCGGTGCTTGTACGGTACATATAAATGGAGATGCAATGCGTAGTTGTACGTTACCTGTTTCCTTGTTAAAAAATGCAGAAATTACAACTATAGAAGGGTTGTCTGATGACAATTCTCATCCGGTACAGGTTGCTTGGAAAGAAATAGATGTACCTCAATGCGGTTACTGTCAATCTGGACAAATTATGACTGCTTCGGCATTGGTAAACAAAAACAATAATCCTAGCAATGATGAAATAAAACAAGCAATGAAAGGGAATATTTGTAGATGTGCTACTTATAAGAGAATAGAAGAAGCGGTTTATGTGGCGGCAAAATTAACTCAAGAAAAAGCATAAATAATGGAAACAAAGTCGTCATTACAAGTTGATAGAAAAACTTTTATCAGAGTATCTGCTTTGGCAGGAGTTGGAATTGTTTTTGGAGCTAATTTTTTTCAAAGTTGTGAGTCAAAAAAGGAGAAAAAGATAGACTTGTCAAAGCTCAATTACAATGATTTTAATGCATATATAAAAATTTCTAACAAAGGAATGGTAACCATATATTCTCCCAACCCTGAAATTGGTCAAGGAGTAAAAACTGCTATGCCTATGATTATTGCAGAAGAGTTAGATGTGCCTTGGGAACATGTTTTGGTAGCGCAAGCTGATCTAGATCCTAATAATTTTAAAAGACAAGTAGCCGGAGGGAGCCAATCAATTAGAAAATCTTGGATGCCATTGAGAGAAGTTGGAGCCACTGCCAAACAAATGTTGATAAATGCAGCCGCTATAAAATGGGGTGTAGATGCTTCAGAATGTACAGCTGAAAAAGGGATTATAAAAAATAAAAAAGGCGATGAATTAGGGTATGGCGATGTGGTTTTAGATGCTGCAAAGCTAGAGGTGCCAACAAAAGTTATACTTAAAGATCCTAAAGATTTTAAATTGATAGGAAAAGAAAAAAGAAATGTAGATATAGATAAAATTATTTCTGGAGAACCTTTGTTTGGCATGGATTATAAAGAAGATGGAATGCTATATGCTGCTATTATTCATCCGCCAGCTTTTGGACAAAAATTAATAGATTTTGATGCTAAAGAAGCCAAACAAATAAAAGGAGTAGAAGATGTTGTAGAGGTTGATGGAAATATTGCTGTATTGGCTACGAGTACATGGTTGGCTTTTAAAGGAAAAAAAGCAGTAAAAGCAAATTGGAGTACTAACCAAACATTTGATGGAACAAAGGAGATTGATGAAAAGTTAAACAACCTGTTGACCGAAAATAAAGGGACTTTAGTAAGAGAAGATGGAAGTGTTAAGGAGGGGTTTTTAAACGCAGATAGTGTGATAGAAAAAACATATGAAGCTCCTTTTTTACCACATAATACTATGGAACCTATGAACTTTTTTGCGCATGTAACTCCAGAAAAAATTCATTTAAGAGGACCTATACAAGCACCTCAGGATGCAGTGAGGCGTGTAGCAAAAATGTTAAACAGGAAGGAAAGCGATATTACATTAGAAATGTGTAGAATAGGAGGAGGTTTTGGTAGAAGGCTGTATAATGATTATATCATAGAGGCAGTGTTGATTTCTGAAAAAGTTAAAAAACCTGTAAAACTTGTGTATCAAAGAGAAGATGATATGACTGCAGGAATTTATAGACCTCAGGTTAAATATCAGTTTAAAGCAGGGGTTAAAAAAGGTAGATTGGTTGCCTATCAATTAAAAGAAGCAGCAATAAATGCTGGTATTAACGAATCTAGAGCTAATTTTTTTCCTGCAGGTTCTGTAGAAAATTACAGAGTAGAAACATCTCCTTTAAAAAGCAGTATTACTACGGGTGCATGGAGAGCTCCAATTTCTAATTTTTTAGGTTTTGCAGAACAAAGCTTTTTTGATGAATTGGCGGAGGAAATGAACATTGATCCTGTGCAGTTAAGGTTAGATTTATTAGCAAAAGCAAAGAAAAATAAAAGCAATCGCATGCAATATTCTCCAGAAAGAATGGAAGGGGTAATTAAAGATGTAGTGCAAAAATCAGGTTGGGGAAAAAAAGAAAATGTTTATCAGGGATTTAGTGCATATTACAGTCATAACAGTCATGTTGCGCAAGTAGCAGAAGTTGAATTGCAAGATGAAAAACCTGTTGTTACAAAAATTTATTGTGTTGTAGATTGTGGAATTGTGGTGAATCCAATGGGAGCAATAACACAAGCAGAAGGAGGTATTATTGATGGTTTTGGACATGCTATGTATGGTGAAATGTTAATTGATAAAGGAGTACCTCAGAGTAAAAATTTCCATCAATATAATTTAATTAGAATACACCAAGTACCAAAAATAGAGGTCAGTTTTGTGAAAAGTAATGAAGCTCCAACAGGTTTAGGGGAACCTACTTTGCCTCCAGTAGCGGCAGCTGTTGCCAATGCTATTAAAGCTGCTACGGGGGAGCGTATTAGGAAACAACCATTTGTGAATAGTGGAAATATTATTTAAAAGTCTGTAATAATATGACCCATGAATTTAAGAAAATAATTGAGGCTTATGCCAAGGTCTTTGCTTTAGGTAAACAAGCGGTGTTAGCTACATTGGTGGAGGTGAATGGCTCTTCTTATAGAAAGGAAGGAGTGCGTATGTTGGTGTTAGAAAATAGTGAAACTATAGGGGCTGTTAGTGGTGGTTGTGTAGAAAAAGAAGTGGTGCGGCAAGCACAATCTGTGTTTAAAACAGGGCAATCTAAATTAATTAGTTACGATGGTAGGTATAGGTTAGGTTGTGAAGGAACACTTTTTCTTTTTCTTGAAAAATTAAGTATTGCAGAGGAGGTGCTGTTTAAAATTCAGCAATCATTTATTCGTAGAGCTTCTTTTATTTTAACTACTTTTTATGGAGATGTATCTAGTGTAGGAGGAGGTACAACAATTCAGTTTAATGATGAGAGATATCCAATTTCTGATGTTCATCAAAAAGTAAATTTACCTCATCTATATAGTCAGACTTTACAACCAGTATTTCAGTTGTATATTATAGGTACAGAGTATGATGCTGTTAGTTTAAGTCGGCAAGCATCTTTTTTAGGTTGGGAGGTTATTGTTGTTAATACAACCAAAACGATAAAGTCTACGGATGAGTTTACAGGAGCTAAAAAAATAATCAATACGCTAGAGAACGAAGATGAAGAATTGTGTATAGATGCTGAAACAGCTGTGGTGTTGATGAATCATAATTATGCAAAAGACTTGTTGTTTTTAAAAAAATTAAAAAATTCTAGACCTATTTATATAGGTTTGTTAGGTGCAAAAAAAAGGAGGGAACAGCTGTTAAACACTTTAATAGAGGAAGATCTAGAGGTTTCCGAAACTTTTTTAGAACTTATCCATGGGCCAACAGGCTTAGACATTGGTGCAGTAACTCCACAAGAAATAGCTGTTTCTATTGTTTCTGAAATTATTATGATGACCAAAAACAAAGCTTTAACACATTTACAAAGCAATACTGTTTTTAAACTTTGCAGTGTAACATGATCTCATCTACTGCTTTTTTAATTTTGGCTGCAGGAGGTTCTGCAAGAATGCAAGAACCCAAACAGCTGCTGCCTTTTAAAAATGAGATGTTGTTAACACATACCATTAAACAAGTATTAGGGGTTTCTAAGCAACATGTATTTGTGGTGTTAGGGGCAAATTATAAATCCATTTCTAAAACTATTCAAGGTTTTTCTATAGAAGTGTTACAACATCTAAAATGGGAAAAAGGAATAGGAAGTTCTATTGCTTTTGGAGTGTCACAAATTCAGAAAAAAAACAAATATCAAAGAATAGTAATAGTGTTGTCAGATCAGCCTGAGGTTTGTTCAAAAGACCTTGAGCAAGTTTTAGAGAATCACATTATCAATAAAAATAAAATTACAGTAACCGCTTGTTATAATTATACAGGGGTGCCCGCTGTTTTTGATAAGGATTTTTTTGAAGAGTTAAAAAAATTATCTGATGATACAGGTGCTAAATCCATCATAAAAAGAAATCAATGTCAGGTTTCTCACTTTAAAATTGATAAAGAAATCTTGGATATAGATACCTCAGATGATTATGATAAAATGTTAAAAAAATTAACTACTCTAGAATAAAGCGGTAAAAATCACGAATTATCAGTTATGAATTAGGAATTAAATACAAAGGTTTATTTTAGCATTTTGTTAAGAATGTGGGTTCATTAGTTATAAAGTTTTGATGAACTATTTTTAAAACATGTAGTTAAACAAATCAACGATTAAACAATATAAAAAATGGGAATTATTAGAGTACAAAATATTAGAATTTACAGCAATCATGGATGTTTGCAAGAAGAAGCAAAAATAGGTTCTCATTACCGAGTAGATGTTGAGGTAAAGGTAGGTTTAAAGAAATCTGCTATTTCTGATAAGTTAGCGGATACGGTGAGTTATGTTGATATCAATGAAATTGTTGAAGAAGAAGTTTTGCAACGTTCAGAATTGTTAGAACATGTGGTAGAGAGAATATTGGTAAGAATGATGAAAGAAATACCGATGATTAAAAAAGCAAAGGTTGCGCTTTCAAAATTAAACCCACCAATTGGTGGAGATGTGGAATCTGTAACCATAGAAATGACTAAAAAAAGAAGAGATTTATAAAATATTAAAAAGATTGTTGCGAAACACAATATTTTATATAAATTTGCATTCGCGTTTTGGCCTTGTGGCCGAGTGGCTAGGCAGCGGTCTGCAAAACCGTCTACAGCGGTTCGAATCCGCTCGAGGCCTCCAAAACAAACCCACCAATTTTCATTGGTGGGTTTTTTTATGCGTAAAACTTTTTAGGTTTTTAAGCCCCCATCCTGTGGTTTACGCAAATCTCACTTCTATTCCTGTTTTTTAACAGGACAAATTGTTTCATAAAGTCTTAACTTTAAACTTTAAGTCATATCAAAAAACATTTTCTTGTTTTTTATAAAGTCAAGTATGTTGGTTTTCAATCTTCTAGTACTTGTTTAATGTGTTAAATAGAAATATGAATACAATTATATTCACAGATTTAGATGGAACTTTTTTAAACCATGACGATTATTCTTTTGAAGCTTCAAAAGAGGCAAGGGAGCGAATTTTAAAAAAACAAATTCCATTAATTTTTACAACTAGTAAAACCAAAATAGAAGTTGAGTTGCTGCAAAAAAAAGTGGGGATTCAAGAACCCTTTATTGTAGAAAATGGGGCTGCTCTTTTTATTCCGAAAGATTACAAAGGATTTGATTTTTCTTTTTTAAAAGAATTTGGAGACTATTATGTATTGCAGCTTGGAGTGAGTTATGAGAAAGTAGTAGCATTTTATAATAGTTACAAAACTGAATATGGCATGTTTGGATTTAGTGATATGACGATAGATGATGTGGTAAAACACACAGGTTTACCTCAAGAAAGTGCTAAGCTTTCTAAACAAAGAGGCTTTACAGAACCTTTTGTTCTTAAAGAGGGAGCTCAAGTAGAAAAGTTAGAAAAAATGGCTTCAGAAAATGGTTTGAAAATAACCAAAGGAGGAAGATTTTATCATTTAATAGGAGAAAATCAAGATAAAGGAAAGGCGGTAGAAAAATGTGTTAAAATCTTTGAAGAATGTTATCAAACTAAAATCAAGTCTATTGGTCTGGGCGATGGTGAAAATGATATTCCGCTATTGGCCAGTGTAGACATCCCTATTGCAATAAAAAATCATGAAGGAAATTATGTAAATCTACCAACCAATAAATTGCAAAAATCCACATATAAAGGAGCAAAAGGTTGGAACGAAATGATATTAAAAAATGTATAGAAAAGAATTAGAGAACATATATTACAAAGCTTTAAACAAGGTAAAAGCAACGTCTTTAATAAAAGATAATCTTTTTATAAAGGATGATGTGTTAACCATTGTTGGAACTGATTATCCTTTAAAAAACTATGAAAACGTTTTTGTTTTTGGAGTAGGAAAAGCGGCTTATGATATGGCCAAAGAATGTGAAGTTATTTTAGGTGATAAAATTGCAGGCGGATTGGTGATTTCTACTTCAAAAGGAGAATTAAAATATGCAAAACACTATACATCTACACATCCATTGGTTTCTGAAAAAAGTGTTGAAGCTGCTAGTTTGTTGATAGATGAAGTATCTAAATTATCAGAGAGAGATTTATTTGTGTTTTTATTATCTGGTGGTGCTTCTGCCATGATAGAAAAACCAATTGATGGTTTGACTTTGGAGGATTTTACAAAAATATCTTCCTCATTGTTGACGTCTGGAATAGACATCAAAGCATTAAATACGGTAAGGAAATCTATTTCACAAATCAAAGGTGGAAAGTTGGCCAATCATATAAAAGCAAAAGGAGAGGTTCTAGTGTTGAGTGATGTGATTGGTGATGATTTGCATACTATTGGTTCGGCGCCTATGAATAACGGACAATTTCCGCATCATATTATAGGGAACAATGGCATCGCTTTGCAAGAAGCCGAAATTTATATAGAACCCAAAGTTGATTTTACCAAAATTGTAACCACAACTTTAGAAATGAGTTCAGAAAAGGCAACGCAGTTGATTTGTGATGAAATTAAAAAACACGACAAGCAATACAATAGTTTTTGTTTACTGTTTGGAGGGGAAACTACTACTGTAGTATTGGGTGATGGTTATGGAGGAAGAAATCAAGAATTGGCATTAAGGCTGTTGATGACTGATTGTATCACACAAAATATTTCTTTATTAAGTGCTGGTAGCGATGGAATTGATGGTAGGTCTAACGCAACAGGTGCTTTTGTAGATTACGATATATATAAACAAATAACTAACAAGAATATAGAACCCAAAACCTATTTAAAAAATAGTGATAGCAACACGTTTTTTAAAACCTTAGGTTATGATTTTGTAACAGGAATTTCTGGAACAAATGTGATGGATTTTATAATCGTATTAAAAAAGTAAAAAGAATATGGCAGATTTTTTTCAAAACGGAGTAATTACAACTTTACAAAATTTAGGTGATAGATCTTTAGAAGATTTAGAAAGAGAACTAGAAGAGTTTAGTGAGAGAAGAGGAATGTTGTTAATGTTGCCAGCTTTGTATTCTGAGTTTGAAACCCCGGCAATGCACAAAATTATAGAAGAATTAAAGCATGTAAAATACCTGTATAAAATTATTTTAGGGTTAGATCAAGCCACCGAAGAACAGTTTGAAGAAGTAAAAAAATTAATGTCGGTTTTGCCTTGTAAGGTAGAAGTACTATGGAACGATGGACCTAAAATAAAAGAGCTTTATGCAGAGTTAACTGCCGAAGGTTTTCCGGGCTTAGAAACTCCAGGGAAAGGAAGAAATGTTTGGACCATGATTGGTTATGCTTTGGCAGATAAAGATGCTTATGCTTTTGCGCTTCACGATTGTGATATTGTAAATTATAGTAGAGAAATTCCAGCAAGGTTATTTTATCCTATTGTACATCCTGCTTTAGATTTTGAATTTAACAAAGGGTTTTATTCCAGAGTGACAGATAAATTACACGGTAGAGCTACCAGGTTGTTGTATACTCCTTTGGTAAATTCTTTGGCTAAAGTTTATGGAGAAAGTAAGTATTTAGATTATATGGGGAGTTTTAGGTATTCATTGTCCGGAGAATTTTCTTTTATAAGATCGTTGGCAAGAGGTATTGGAATCTCACCCACTTGGGGTTTAGAGGTTTCAACTTTAAGTGAGGTTTATAAAAATACTTCTAACAAAAGAATTTGTCAGACTGAAATAATGGAGAGTTACGAGCATAAACATCAAGATTTAGGAGATCAAATTTCAGGGTCAGGAATTTATAAAATGTCTAAAGATATTGCCAAAACTTTGTTTAGGGTATTGGCTCAAGAAGGTGTTGTATTTTCTAGAGCATCCTTTAAAACTTTGTTAGCAACCTATTTTCAAGAATCAAGATTTGAGATCTCTAAGTACAATGCTTTAAGCAAGTTAAATGCTTTGGAATATACTAGAGAAAAAGAAATTAAAGCAGTAGAGGCTTTTCAGAATGCTATTGAAGAAGCCTCTACAGAGTTTTACGAAGATCCAATGGGAACACACTCTCTTTCTTCTTGGATTACAGTAAGATCGGTAATGCCAGAGTTTTCAGAAAAATTTGTTAAGTACGTTAAAAAAGATAATGAATAGATGAGACATATTTCAGACAAAGAACACACCATCAATAAAAGATTACATAAATTATATCCGCCAGAAATTGCAGATAGGGCAGTAGATAGCATCATCGATTTGATTTTTAAATACAAATCAAGAATAAAATCTACCCCTTATCAGTTAAGCGAAAAAGATGTGATTTTAATTACCTACGGAGATCAAGTTAATAAAGATTACGAACCTTCTTTGTTAACTTTAAAAGGTTTTATGGATAAGCATTTAAAAGGAATTATCAATTCGGTTCATATTTTACCTTTTTATCCATATTCTTCTGATGATGGATTTTCAGTAGTAAATTATGGAGCTGTAGATCCTAAAATGGGATCATGGAGAGAAATTGAACAAATTAGTGGAGCGTATAGATTAATGGTTGATGGAGTTATCAATCATATTTCCCAATTTTCAGATTGGTTTAAGGCTTATTTGGCTGGTGACCCATATTTTCAAGATTTTTTTACAGAAGTAGATCCGTCTATAGATTTAAGCAAAGTAGTGAGGCCAAGAGCCTTGCCCTTGTTAAGTGAATTTGTAGATGATGCAGGAAAAACAAGGCATGTATGGACTACCTTTAGCAAAGATCAGGTAGATTTAAATTATAAAAGTCATAGAGTTTTAAGAAATGTATTAGATGCCCTTTTTTATTATGTAGAAAAAGGAGCTACGCTAATTAGATTAGATGCGATTGCTTTTATATGGAAAGAAATTGGGACAGAGTGTGTGCATTTAGAACAAACCCATGAACTGATTCAGCTGATGAGAGAAGTGTTGCACGAAGTAGCACCAGAGGTAATTATCATTACAGAAACCAATGTGCCTCACCACGAAAATGTTTCTTATTTTGGAAGTGGTGATGATGAAGCACAAATGGTTTATAATTTTGCTTTGCCTCCATTATTGGTACATTCTATTTTAACAGGAAATACCAAAACGCTAACAGAATGGGGAAAAACATTGACTTTGCCGAGTGATAAAGTCTGTTTCTTTAATTTTACTGCAAGTCATGACGGAATTGGATTAAGACCCATCAAAGGAATTTTAACAGAAGAAGAGGTTCAAAATTTAGGAGATACGGTAAAATCACACGGAGGTTTGGTGTCTTACAAAACTGATGCGGATGGAAGTCAAAGTCCATATGAGCTAAATTGTAGTTATATAGATGCTTTAACACATCCTGATAAAGATGATGAGGTTCGATTTAAAAGAATGTTATTAGCTCAAGCTACTGTTCTTGCCATGCCCGGAGTTCCAGGAATTTATTTTCATTCCTTAGTAGGGTCAAGAAATTACAAAGATGGTGTAAAGCATTCTGGGGTAAATAGAACCATTAATAGAGAAAAATATCATATCGATTGGTTAGAAAAAGAATTGGCTACAGAAGGAACTTTGGCTAAAAAAATGTTAGAACGTTATAAAGCATTAATTGCTATTCGTATTCACGAACCTGCATTTAATCCTTTTGGAAAATTTGAGTTTTTAGAGTTAGGAAATCAACTTTTTGCGGTAGATCAGCATAGTGTAGATAATAAAGAAAGAATTGTAACCATACATAATTTTTCAGATAAAGAAGTGAGTTGTGAATTGCCAGAGAAAATTTCTTTAACCTTAAAGGATTTATTGGGTTCTAATACAGAAATTTCAACGAATTCTATCAGTTTAAAACCTTATCAATTAATGTGGTTAAAAGGAGAGTTATAG
Above is a genomic segment from Wenyingzhuangia fucanilytica containing:
- a CDS encoding glutamine--tRNA ligase/YqeY domain fusion protein, yielding MVDKKSLNFIEQIIEEDLANGLDPKNLRFRFPPEPNGYLHIGHAASICLNFGLGEKYNAPVNLRFDDTNPAKEEQEYVDAIKRDVQWLGFKWDKELYSSDYFQQLYDWTIEIIKAGNAYVDMQSSEEIAKQKGTPTEPGVAGPYRNTSVEENLALFEKMKNGEFEEGEAILRAKIDMQHNNMHMRDPIMYRVLKKAHHRTGNDWVIYPMYDWTHGESDYLESITHSLCTLEFKSHRDLYEWYLAQVADADKIQPKQREFARRNISYTVMSKRKLLQLVQENLVAGWDDPRMPTISGLRRRGYTPNSIRKFSEIAGISKRDNVTDVALLEFCIKDELNKTAPRVMAVLDPIKLVIDNYPADKEEILIAENNPEDETAGEREVPFAKELFIEREDFREQANKKFFRLKIGGEVRLKNAYIIKAESVEKDENGNITVVHCTADLDSRSGSGTEASKRRVKGTIHWVSKKHAVKAQVNLYDRLFKDEAPDSHKDINFKQFINPNSLEVITALVEPSLLNSKPGDRFQFQRKGYFCADVDSTSDKLIFNRTVGLTDSWAKEEKKTTAPKNDASYDAIITLAGKYLKARSNEDRAELLTEIEPLANKVNPAILATKLNDAIANKDVLAGLLTLKFIGVNSADEKTFISKALGMKNGAIKLEAINIVVANNDLLTDNKATLEAILANEKSPFIKEIIEKAIL
- a CDS encoding (2Fe-2S)-binding protein codes for the protein MSITLIINKKKHTVDVDEDTPLLWVLRDTLNLVGTKFGCGIEQCGACTVHINGDAMRSCTLPVSLLKNAEITTIEGLSDDNSHPVQVAWKEIDVPQCGYCQSGQIMTASALVNKNNNPSNDEIKQAMKGNICRCATYKRIEEAVYVAAKLTQEKA
- a CDS encoding xanthine dehydrogenase family protein molybdopterin-binding subunit — encoded protein: METKSSLQVDRKTFIRVSALAGVGIVFGANFFQSCESKKEKKIDLSKLNYNDFNAYIKISNKGMVTIYSPNPEIGQGVKTAMPMIIAEELDVPWEHVLVAQADLDPNNFKRQVAGGSQSIRKSWMPLREVGATAKQMLINAAAIKWGVDASECTAEKGIIKNKKGDELGYGDVVLDAAKLEVPTKVILKDPKDFKLIGKEKRNVDIDKIISGEPLFGMDYKEDGMLYAAIIHPPAFGQKLIDFDAKEAKQIKGVEDVVEVDGNIAVLATSTWLAFKGKKAVKANWSTNQTFDGTKEIDEKLNNLLTENKGTLVREDGSVKEGFLNADSVIEKTYEAPFLPHNTMEPMNFFAHVTPEKIHLRGPIQAPQDAVRRVAKMLNRKESDITLEMCRIGGGFGRRLYNDYIIEAVLISEKVKKPVKLVYQREDDMTAGIYRPQVKYQFKAGVKKGRLVAYQLKEAAINAGINESRANFFPAGSVENYRVETSPLKSSITTGAWRAPISNFLGFAEQSFFDELAEEMNIDPVQLRLDLLAKAKKNKSNRMQYSPERMEGVIKDVVQKSGWGKKENVYQGFSAYYSHNSHVAQVAEVELQDEKPVVTKIYCVVDCGIVVNPMGAITQAEGGIIDGFGHAMYGEMLIDKGVPQSKNFHQYNLIRIHQVPKIEVSFVKSNEAPTGLGEPTLPPVAAAVANAIKAATGERIRKQPFVNSGNII
- a CDS encoding XdhC family protein, translated to MTHEFKKIIEAYAKVFALGKQAVLATLVEVNGSSYRKEGVRMLVLENSETIGAVSGGCVEKEVVRQAQSVFKTGQSKLISYDGRYRLGCEGTLFLFLEKLSIAEEVLFKIQQSFIRRASFILTTFYGDVSSVGGGTTIQFNDERYPISDVHQKVNLPHLYSQTLQPVFQLYIIGTEYDAVSLSRQASFLGWEVIVVNTTKTIKSTDEFTGAKKIINTLENEDEELCIDAETAVVLMNHNYAKDLLFLKKLKNSRPIYIGLLGAKKRREQLLNTLIEEDLEVSETFLELIHGPTGLDIGAVTPQEIAVSIVSEIIMMTKNKALTHLQSNTVFKLCSVT
- a CDS encoding nucleotidyltransferase family protein, encoding MISSTAFLILAAGGSARMQEPKQLLPFKNEMLLTHTIKQVLGVSKQHVFVVLGANYKSISKTIQGFSIEVLQHLKWEKGIGSSIAFGVSQIQKKNKYQRIVIVLSDQPEVCSKDLEQVLENHIINKNKITVTACYNYTGVPAVFDKDFFEELKKLSDDTGAKSIIKRNQCQVSHFKIDKEILDIDTSDDYDKMLKKLTTLE
- the folB gene encoding dihydroneopterin aldolase; protein product: MGIIRVQNIRIYSNHGCLQEEAKIGSHYRVDVEVKVGLKKSAISDKLADTVSYVDINEIVEEEVLQRSELLEHVVERILVRMMKEIPMIKKAKVALSKLNPPIGGDVESVTIEMTKKRRDL
- a CDS encoding HAD-IIB family hydrolase, which codes for MNTIIFTDLDGTFLNHDDYSFEASKEARERILKKQIPLIFTTSKTKIEVELLQKKVGIQEPFIVENGAALFIPKDYKGFDFSFLKEFGDYYVLQLGVSYEKVVAFYNSYKTEYGMFGFSDMTIDDVVKHTGLPQESAKLSKQRGFTEPFVLKEGAQVEKLEKMASENGLKITKGGRFYHLIGENQDKGKAVEKCVKIFEECYQTKIKSIGLGDGENDIPLLASVDIPIAIKNHEGNYVNLPTNKLQKSTYKGAKGWNEMILKNV
- a CDS encoding glycerate kinase type-2 family protein: MYRKELENIYYKALNKVKATSLIKDNLFIKDDVLTIVGTDYPLKNYENVFVFGVGKAAYDMAKECEVILGDKIAGGLVISTSKGELKYAKHYTSTHPLVSEKSVEAASLLIDEVSKLSERDLFVFLLSGGASAMIEKPIDGLTLEDFTKISSSLLTSGIDIKALNTVRKSISQIKGGKLANHIKAKGEVLVLSDVIGDDLHTIGSAPMNNGQFPHHIIGNNGIALQEAEIYIEPKVDFTKIVTTTLEMSSEKATQLICDEIKKHDKQYNSFCLLFGGETTTVVLGDGYGGRNQELALRLLMTDCITQNISLLSAGSDGIDGRSNATGAFVDYDIYKQITNKNIEPKTYLKNSDSNTFFKTLGYDFVTGISGTNVMDFIIVLKK
- a CDS encoding glycosyl transferase — its product is MADFFQNGVITTLQNLGDRSLEDLERELEEFSERRGMLLMLPALYSEFETPAMHKIIEELKHVKYLYKIILGLDQATEEQFEEVKKLMSVLPCKVEVLWNDGPKIKELYAELTAEGFPGLETPGKGRNVWTMIGYALADKDAYAFALHDCDIVNYSREIPARLFYPIVHPALDFEFNKGFYSRVTDKLHGRATRLLYTPLVNSLAKVYGESKYLDYMGSFRYSLSGEFSFIRSLARGIGISPTWGLEVSTLSEVYKNTSNKRICQTEIMESYEHKHQDLGDQISGSGIYKMSKDIAKTLFRVLAQEGVVFSRASFKTLLATYFQESRFEISKYNALSKLNALEYTREKEIKAVEAFQNAIEEASTEFYEDPMGTHSLSSWITVRSVMPEFSEKFVKYVKKDNE